One region of Pseudoalteromonas galatheae genomic DNA includes:
- a CDS encoding methyl-accepting chemotaxis protein has translation MNLTVSQRIWGGFITITLLLLLIGGNSLLRIANIDNSTQQVNNLSLPALSKSSALQVEFTLMSKMAQGSFYARSETELATLKQQFTERQKIFDKTYSELQQVVAANNKLASSSRDVGKSYDAFVKAMNSLLNEKTSELSLRDKLKEQLSTIDIAAEDATMVTVDIIDLDGLEDADKRAFQAANNLENNFSSVVTSANDIVTVEDINTLEIVSRDQSYLVEELGRNIDLIRGPVSTLDSSLFADLEGYYTNLKDAVTGSNSIAENQKRLINALAETRKELSDAEKTTKAALSQLDDLLSEASQVAFNLQQGVRADVGTANLWTWIGMIVATLMAVGVAYITVSRITKPLSEVNRVLNIVASGDMTQRLDDTAKDEFGELSKSCNTLISSLRELITGIISRSTQLAAASEETSTITTESSQAIKNQQAQVEQAATATTEMSSTSHGVSNSAHQALQEIKNADKEAERVKGISHENKHTIEQLAREVDEASRVINKLHQDSASIGSILDVIRGIAEQTNLLALNAAIEAARAGEQGRGFAVVADEVRSLASKTQESTQEIQAMIESLQAGAEEAVGAMSKGKQQAESCVTQSDLANEALNSITAAVSQAHDVSEEIANAANEQQQVAQEISERLESIVTIAEQTAEGASQTSISSSEVAKLAEELRLSVEQFKV, from the coding sequence ATGAATTTGACTGTTAGCCAACGTATTTGGGGTGGTTTTATTACCATCACTTTGTTGCTTCTTCTTATCGGGGGCAATTCTTTATTAAGAATTGCAAACATTGACAACTCAACTCAGCAGGTTAATAACCTGTCTCTACCTGCGCTCTCGAAGAGCTCTGCGCTGCAAGTAGAGTTCACTTTAATGAGCAAAATGGCTCAGGGAAGTTTTTACGCGCGCTCAGAGACTGAGCTGGCGACGCTTAAACAACAATTCACTGAGCGTCAGAAGATCTTTGACAAAACCTACTCTGAGCTGCAGCAGGTCGTTGCCGCTAATAATAAACTAGCCTCAAGCAGCCGTGATGTTGGCAAAAGTTACGATGCTTTCGTCAAAGCGATGAACAGCTTGCTAAACGAGAAAACATCTGAGCTTTCGCTACGCGACAAGTTGAAAGAACAGCTATCAACTATCGATATTGCCGCAGAAGATGCGACAATGGTGACAGTTGATATTATCGATCTGGATGGCTTGGAAGATGCTGACAAGCGCGCTTTTCAAGCTGCAAATAACTTAGAAAACAACTTTTCTTCGGTTGTAACCAGCGCCAACGATATTGTCACTGTTGAAGATATCAATACGCTGGAAATTGTAAGTAGAGATCAAAGCTATCTCGTTGAAGAGTTAGGTCGTAATATTGATTTAATTCGCGGCCCAGTTAGCACACTAGATAGTAGTTTGTTTGCTGATCTCGAAGGTTATTACACTAACTTGAAAGATGCCGTCACTGGCAGTAATAGCATCGCAGAAAATCAAAAACGCTTGATCAATGCATTAGCCGAAACGCGTAAAGAATTATCAGACGCAGAGAAAACCACAAAAGCCGCTCTATCTCAGCTAGATGACTTACTCTCTGAAGCAAGCCAAGTCGCCTTTAACTTACAGCAAGGCGTACGTGCCGATGTAGGCACAGCAAACCTATGGACTTGGATTGGGATGATTGTGGCAACGCTAATGGCCGTGGGTGTTGCTTACATTACCGTTAGCCGAATCACGAAACCACTATCGGAAGTAAACCGAGTTTTAAACATTGTCGCCAGTGGCGATATGACACAGCGCTTAGATGATACGGCAAAAGATGAGTTTGGCGAACTATCTAAAAGTTGTAACACGCTGATCTCAAGCTTGCGTGAACTTATCACTGGCATTATTTCTCGTTCAACACAGCTCGCTGCAGCGTCCGAAGAGACATCGACCATCACAACAGAGTCAAGCCAAGCAATTAAGAATCAGCAGGCGCAAGTAGAGCAAGCAGCTACCGCTACAACTGAGATGAGTAGTACGTCCCACGGTGTGAGTAACAGCGCGCATCAGGCATTACAAGAAATTAAAAATGCTGATAAAGAAGCTGAGCGTGTCAAAGGTATCTCACATGAGAACAAACATACCATTGAGCAACTCGCAAGAGAGGTAGATGAAGCCTCTCGCGTGATTAACAAACTACACCAAGACAGCGCGTCGATAGGTAGTATTTTGGATGTTATCCGTGGCATTGCCGAGCAGACTAACCTCCTTGCACTAAACGCAGCAATCGAAGCGGCCCGTGCTGGTGAACAGGGTCGTGGCTTCGCTGTGGTAGCAGACGAAGTGCGCTCGCTTGCAAGTAAGACTCAAGAATCGACTCAAGAAATTCAAGCAATGATTGAATCCTTACAAGCTGGTGCCGAAGAAGCTGTAGGTGCAATGTCGAAAGGCAAACAGCAGGCGGAGTCATGCGTAACTCAGAGCGACCTTGCTAATGAAGCACTCAACTCTATTACTGCTGCCGTTTCTCAAGCCCACGATGTGAGTGAAGAGATTGCAAACGCTGCGAATGAGCAACAGCAAGTAGCACAGGAAATTAGCGAACGTTTAGAGTCGATTGTAACCATTGCAGAGCAAACAGCTGAAGGGGCAAGCCAAACTTCAATCTCCAGTTCTGAGGTCGCTAAACTCGCCGAAGAGTTACGCTTATCAGTAGAGCAGTTTAAAGTATAA
- a CDS encoding symmetrical bis(5'-nucleosyl)-tetraphosphatase codes for MAKYAIGDLQGCFTPLIGLLDQVDFNPSQDHLYFVGDIIARGPDSLACLEFLYQHAGSISITLGNHDLHFLACLALGTAANPKDNLDAVFASPKCQKYADLLRAQPLAIWLETQQTFISHAGIHPSWSITQALEYARFAEAIYQSTKAPEFYANMYGAHPGLELDKLSEQDKFKAIVNVFTRMRFLKQNGELDLKNKSGLKDAADLTPWFELSQTPADTTLLFGHWAALEGETNKKNIIALDTGCVWGGPMTMVNIDSGEKYQHS; via the coding sequence ATGGCAAAATACGCAATTGGAGACTTGCAAGGCTGCTTCACTCCACTCATCGGGCTACTCGACCAAGTCGACTTTAACCCAAGCCAAGACCATTTATATTTTGTCGGTGACATCATCGCCAGAGGGCCTGACTCACTTGCTTGCCTCGAGTTCCTCTATCAACATGCTGGCTCTATTAGCATTACACTCGGCAATCACGATCTCCACTTTTTAGCTTGTCTTGCTTTGGGAACCGCTGCGAACCCAAAAGATAATTTAGACGCGGTTTTTGCTAGTCCTAAATGCCAGAAATATGCTGACTTGTTACGTGCACAGCCCCTCGCTATTTGGCTTGAAACGCAGCAAACTTTTATTTCTCATGCAGGTATTCATCCAAGCTGGAGTATTACGCAAGCGCTAGAATATGCACGCTTTGCCGAAGCTATTTATCAATCAACAAAAGCCCCTGAGTTTTACGCAAATATGTACGGCGCTCACCCTGGACTTGAACTCGATAAGCTCAGTGAACAAGATAAGTTTAAAGCCATTGTTAACGTCTTCACTCGAATGCGCTTTCTAAAACAAAATGGCGAACTGGATCTTAAGAACAAATCTGGCCTAAAAGATGCTGCTGATCTCACTCCGTGGTTTGAACTCAGCCAAACACCAGCCGACACTACCCTACTTTTCGGCCACTGGGCTGCTTTAGAAGGCGAAACTAACAAAAAAAATATTATTGCCCTCGACACCGGCTGCGTGTGGGGAGGCCCTATGACGATGGTAAATATCGACAGTGGCGAAAAGTATCAGCACAGTTAA
- the apaG gene encoding Co2+/Mg2+ efflux protein ApaG yields the protein MTTQTNIGSPIKVSVETFYVEAQSQPEKDKYVFAYTITIKNHSLCNAKLHSRYWLITDANGKETEVEGDGVVGEQPTIRPGESYQYTSGAVLDTPVGTMEGYYLMRNEFGTEFKAPINVFRLSCPNILH from the coding sequence ATGACAACTCAAACTAATATTGGCTCACCGATCAAAGTATCGGTGGAGACCTTTTACGTTGAAGCGCAATCACAGCCTGAAAAGGACAAATATGTGTTTGCCTACACAATTACCATCAAAAACCATAGCTTATGTAACGCTAAGCTACATAGTCGCTATTGGCTCATTACCGATGCGAATGGCAAAGAGACCGAAGTAGAAGGCGATGGTGTTGTTGGTGAGCAGCCTACCATTCGTCCTGGTGAAAGCTATCAGTACACCAGCGGCGCGGTACTCGATACCCCAGTTGGTACGATGGAAGGCTATTATTTAATGCGTAATGAGTTTGGCACCGAGTTTAAAGCGCCAATCAATGTATTTAGACTCTCCTGTCCAAATATTTTGCATTAA
- the rsmA gene encoding 16S rRNA (adenine(1518)-N(6)/adenine(1519)-N(6))-dimethyltransferase RsmA — MTDKVHLGHRARKRFGQNFLNDNNIIDKIVTAIDPKPEDNLVEIGPGLGAITEPVCDLSGHLTVVELDKDLAERLIHHPFLGPKLTVHQGDAMKFDFSSLIKEGEKLKIFGNLPYNVSTPLLFHLFEFADQVEHMHFMLQKEVVNRMVAGPGSKAFGRLSVMTQYYCHAIPVIEVPPHCFKPAPKVDSAVVRLIPKDPSQRTAKSTKLLNTVCLEAFNQRRKTLRNSLSNLLTEEQLRNLGIDPTLRAENLSLNQFIEIANWIYDNSN, encoded by the coding sequence ATGACAGATAAAGTACATCTCGGACACAGAGCGCGTAAACGCTTTGGTCAAAACTTCTTAAATGACAACAATATTATCGACAAGATAGTAACTGCTATCGACCCAAAACCTGAAGACAATCTGGTTGAGATCGGTCCTGGCTTGGGTGCTATCACTGAGCCAGTTTGTGATTTAAGTGGTCACCTAACCGTTGTAGAACTCGATAAAGATCTTGCCGAGCGCTTGATCCATCATCCATTTTTGGGACCTAAATTAACAGTTCACCAAGGTGATGCGATGAAGTTTGACTTCTCTTCTTTAATCAAAGAAGGGGAAAAACTAAAGATCTTTGGTAACTTACCTTACAACGTATCAACCCCTTTGCTATTTCACCTATTTGAATTTGCCGATCAAGTCGAGCATATGCACTTTATGCTGCAAAAAGAAGTGGTTAACCGCATGGTTGCGGGCCCGGGTAGCAAAGCCTTTGGCCGCTTAAGCGTAATGACGCAGTACTATTGTCACGCTATTCCTGTGATTGAAGTACCGCCACATTGCTTTAAACCTGCACCAAAAGTTGACTCGGCCGTTGTTCGATTGATCCCAAAAGATCCGTCACAACGTACAGCTAAGAGCACTAAACTTTTGAATACTGTATGTTTGGAAGCGTTCAATCAACGTCGCAAAACACTAAGAAATAGCTTATCGAACCTGTTAACCGAAGAGCAGTTGCGAAACTTAGGTATCGACCCTACGCTTCGCGCTGAGAATCTGTCGCTTAACCAGTTTATTGAAATTGCAAATTGGATATATGACAACTCAAACTAA
- the pdxA gene encoding 4-hydroxythreonine-4-phosphate dehydrogenase PdxA, with product MTLRIAITPGEPAGIGPDLVIKLAQHAWPAQLVAVADKSILEKRAKELGEQIKLLPFDSDATPEAAPAGAIYYLQVDKGAEVIAGQLDETNGHYVLETLRIASEKNMDGTFAAVVTGPVHKGIINQAGISFSGHTEYFAQQSDTADVVMLLATEGLRVALVTTHIPLAYVSKAITPERLSKVIHILHHDLQTKFGIEQPRVLVCGLNPHAGESGHLGREEIETIEPTLEMLNKQGMNLVGPLPADTLFQAKYLDNADAVLAMYHDQGLPVLKYKGFGNSVNITLGLPFVRTSVDHGTALDLAGSGDVEVGSFELAIREAIKLATKKAQNA from the coding sequence ATGACACTCAGAATCGCAATTACACCAGGTGAGCCTGCAGGTATTGGCCCAGATCTTGTTATCAAACTGGCTCAGCATGCATGGCCTGCTCAGTTGGTTGCGGTGGCTGATAAAAGCATTCTAGAAAAACGTGCCAAAGAACTTGGTGAGCAAATCAAGTTACTGCCATTTGATAGTGATGCTACGCCTGAAGCGGCACCCGCTGGTGCCATTTACTACCTTCAAGTAGACAAAGGTGCTGAAGTGATCGCTGGTCAATTAGATGAAACTAATGGCCATTATGTGCTCGAAACCTTGCGCATTGCCTCTGAAAAAAATATGGATGGGACATTCGCAGCGGTAGTCACGGGCCCTGTTCATAAAGGTATAATTAACCAAGCTGGGATCTCGTTTAGCGGTCATACTGAGTACTTTGCACAGCAGTCTGATACCGCTGATGTCGTTATGCTACTCGCAACCGAAGGGCTGCGTGTAGCGCTAGTAACGACGCATATCCCACTGGCGTATGTATCAAAGGCGATAACGCCTGAGCGTCTCAGCAAAGTCATTCATATTTTACATCACGACCTACAAACCAAGTTTGGTATTGAACAACCAAGAGTATTAGTTTGTGGATTAAATCCGCACGCTGGAGAAAGTGGTCATCTTGGTCGTGAAGAAATAGAAACCATTGAGCCAACACTGGAAATGCTGAATAAACAAGGCATGAACTTGGTTGGACCGCTGCCAGCTGACACCCTTTTCCAAGCTAAATATTTAGATAATGCTGATGCTGTGCTTGCAATGTATCACGATCAGGGCTTACCTGTGTTAAAATATAAAGGTTTTGGAAACTCAGTAAACATCACCCTAGGATTACCTTTTGTTCGCACATCGGTCGATCACGGTACAGCGCTTGATTTAGCCGGCTCTGGTGATGTTGAAGTGGGTAGTTTTGAATTAGCGATCCGCGAAGCAATTAAGCTCGCAACCAAAAAAGCACAGAATGCATGA
- the surA gene encoding peptidylprolyl isomerase SurA gives MNLKKLLLVASLSAGLFTQAHAERVKLDTVVATVNDGVILQSEVDQIINRVKEQAEQQGTELPSDRTLRLQAIDKLIEQSLMLQLGDRMGMQISDAQLDQTIANIAQDQGGTIADLRRSVEASGESFQAYREEIRKEITTSQVRRASVDRRIYISPQEVTNLQKILSEQTGNSEEYDIGHILIKIPNKATPEEIEDARERADNVIKFLNEGKEFKRIAIASSSGSKALDGGQLGWMGINEMPTLFAEAIKGAKKDDIVGPLRSGAGFHILKVQDIRGREVVETVEVRSRHILIKPSIILSEEKARSMLAGFVKDLRAGTANFAELAKEYSEDPGSALKGGEYDWTDPTTYVPAFRDTLLSLEKDQISEPFRSTFGWHIVQLLDKRVADKTEQAKLNRAHRLLFNRKFKEESFKWIKEMRDQAHIEIIETE, from the coding sequence ATGAATTTAAAAAAGTTGTTATTAGTGGCCTCATTAAGTGCAGGCCTGTTTACTCAAGCACATGCCGAGCGTGTAAAGTTAGATACTGTTGTTGCCACGGTTAATGATGGTGTAATTTTACAAAGTGAAGTCGATCAAATAATAAATCGTGTTAAAGAACAGGCTGAGCAGCAAGGTACAGAACTTCCTAGCGATAGAACATTACGCTTGCAAGCCATCGATAAACTCATTGAACAATCTTTAATGTTGCAATTGGGTGATCGCATGGGAATGCAAATTTCTGATGCACAATTAGACCAGACCATTGCAAATATTGCCCAAGATCAAGGCGGTACTATCGCTGACTTACGTCGCTCAGTGGAAGCGAGTGGCGAAAGCTTTCAGGCATATCGAGAAGAGATCCGTAAAGAAATAACCACAAGCCAAGTGCGTCGTGCTAGCGTTGATCGCCGTATTTATATTAGCCCTCAAGAGGTTACTAACCTACAAAAAATCTTGAGTGAGCAAACAGGTAACTCAGAAGAATACGATATCGGCCATATCTTGATTAAAATCCCAAACAAAGCGACCCCAGAAGAGATTGAAGACGCTCGTGAGCGTGCTGATAACGTGATTAAATTTTTGAACGAAGGCAAAGAATTTAAGCGTATCGCAATTGCCTCCTCGAGCGGCTCAAAAGCGCTAGATGGTGGTCAACTAGGCTGGATGGGGATTAACGAAATGCCAACCTTGTTCGCTGAAGCGATTAAAGGCGCGAAAAAAGATGACATCGTTGGTCCACTGCGCTCAGGCGCGGGTTTCCACATTCTAAAAGTACAAGATATTCGTGGTCGTGAAGTTGTTGAAACTGTCGAGGTGCGTTCACGTCATATCTTAATCAAGCCGTCAATTATCCTAAGTGAAGAAAAAGCACGCTCGATGCTAGCGGGCTTTGTAAAAGACTTGCGCGCAGGTACCGCTAACTTTGCAGAACTGGCTAAAGAATATTCTGAAGACCCAGGCTCTGCACTTAAAGGTGGTGAATACGATTGGACAGATCCGACTACATACGTACCAGCGTTTAGAGACACTTTGTTGTCGCTAGAAAAAGATCAGATCAGTGAACCATTTAGAAGTACATTTGGCTGGCACATAGTACAACTGCTAGATAAACGCGTAGCCGATAAAACAGAACAAGCCAAGTTAAATCGCGCACACCGTCTGCTGTTTAACCGTAAATTTAAAGAAGAAAGCTTTAAATGGATTAAAGAAATGCGTGACCAAGCGCATATTGAAATTATCGAAACGGAATAA
- the lptD gene encoding LPS assembly protein LptD produces MRKIWGLAVLSAIHSTAFANTNIVTAQCKDYMQPENWKPLASLPKHAIDIVADDLELQGTDSAEFSGNVVINTETMSLEARRALIDKKEGLLSASGPLLYRDQFTKVHSNGLFADLNANTVSLLGAEYELTDQQGRGGAEKLHASGSKISLDNSSFTTCPADDPFWSIEASSIVLSREDGWGETYNTVFKIMDTPIIYLPYFTFPIDDRRKSGLLTPTISSSNKFGLELITPYYLNLAPNYDATLTPRYMANKGFQLITEFRYLTEQHQGKIGVEYLSKDDSEPQLDDRYLVHWQQKSYLSDKWRAFVDVTNVSDDNYLTDLTSEYANETDTQLYRTGSLSYLGDDWLVDLKLQDFEVLGDHRESYTALPQISFRTRDSYELVGLDWDFEGEFAYFQNDTLAISEASRLHLEPRVSFSRSDYAWSFTSEARLLHTRYEQNIDAPDTDYEESVTRTLPSLRVHGQLNFERSTEFFFEQGTQTLEPQIQYLYTPHREQSQIGWYDTAKLQDDFIGLFRARRYSGYDRIAEANQFTVGATTRVFDSSNVERFNFSAGQIIYLESSVKPSEQLFTDDTNYNALFAAESMLHWHKRWYLSGGVQYDVDSKELVQSHFTLDYKGDNKQLVQLNHRYVNDVSDYEIDQVGLFTSLPIDDNWQFVASYHRDMTANRSVESFVGVQYQSCCWAIQVTANRQIETNLNQTLTNDEAVFDSGFSLKFVLTGLGSQSSGDASKLLQQGIFGYRRPYFLNK; encoded by the coding sequence ATGCGCAAAATTTGGGGCTTGGCTGTATTATCCGCTATTCATTCTACAGCTTTTGCTAATACGAACATTGTCACCGCACAATGTAAAGACTATATGCAGCCAGAAAACTGGAAGCCGTTAGCCTCGCTGCCCAAACATGCCATTGATATCGTTGCCGATGACTTAGAACTACAAGGTACTGATAGTGCTGAGTTTTCTGGCAATGTGGTGATTAACACTGAAACCATGAGCTTAGAAGCTAGACGTGCGCTAATCGATAAAAAAGAAGGCCTGCTCAGCGCTTCTGGACCACTACTCTATCGTGATCAATTTACCAAAGTTCACAGTAATGGGCTATTCGCGGATTTAAATGCTAACACCGTGAGCTTGCTTGGTGCTGAATATGAATTAACAGACCAGCAGGGCCGAGGTGGTGCAGAGAAATTGCATGCCTCTGGCAGCAAAATTTCACTCGACAACTCCAGCTTTACCACGTGTCCTGCTGATGACCCATTTTGGAGTATCGAGGCAAGCAGTATTGTACTTTCTCGTGAAGACGGTTGGGGTGAGACCTATAATACGGTGTTCAAAATTATGGACACGCCTATTATTTATTTACCCTACTTTACGTTTCCAATCGATGATAGACGAAAATCTGGCTTGCTGACGCCAACAATTTCTAGCTCGAATAAGTTTGGTTTAGAGCTGATCACCCCTTATTATCTCAATCTAGCCCCTAACTATGATGCGACCTTAACGCCAAGATACATGGCCAATAAAGGATTTCAGCTTATTACCGAGTTCAGATATCTAACTGAACAACATCAAGGTAAAATCGGGGTGGAATATCTCAGTAAGGATGATTCAGAGCCGCAGCTAGACGATCGCTATTTAGTGCATTGGCAACAAAAAAGCTATTTAAGTGATAAATGGCGCGCATTTGTTGATGTCACCAATGTCAGTGACGATAACTACCTCACTGACTTAACATCCGAGTACGCCAACGAAACCGACACCCAATTGTATCGTACTGGCAGTTTGAGTTATCTAGGTGACGACTGGTTGGTTGACTTAAAACTGCAAGATTTTGAAGTATTGGGTGATCATAGAGAATCCTACACTGCACTACCGCAAATTAGCTTCCGTACACGTGACAGTTATGAACTTGTTGGCCTCGATTGGGACTTTGAGGGTGAGTTTGCCTATTTTCAAAATGATACATTGGCAATCTCTGAAGCATCGAGGTTACATTTAGAACCTCGCGTGTCTTTTTCGCGCAGCGACTACGCTTGGTCATTTACCTCAGAAGCACGTCTACTTCACACTCGCTACGAACAAAATATAGATGCCCCCGATACAGACTATGAAGAGTCCGTCACACGTACCTTGCCAAGTTTACGAGTACATGGACAACTGAATTTTGAACGCAGTACCGAGTTCTTTTTTGAACAAGGTACACAAACACTTGAGCCACAAATTCAGTACCTTTACACACCGCACAGAGAGCAAAGCCAAATTGGCTGGTACGACACGGCTAAGTTACAAGATGACTTCATTGGTCTGTTTAGAGCACGCCGCTACTCAGGTTATGACCGTATTGCAGAAGCCAACCAATTCACCGTGGGGGCAACCACTCGTGTATTCGATAGCAGTAATGTCGAACGCTTTAACTTCAGTGCAGGTCAAATCATTTACCTCGAGTCATCTGTAAAGCCTTCTGAACAGCTGTTTACTGATGATACTAACTATAATGCACTGTTTGCCGCCGAATCCATGTTACATTGGCATAAGCGGTGGTACCTTTCGGGTGGGGTACAATATGACGTGGATAGCAAAGAGTTAGTGCAGTCTCACTTTACCTTGGACTATAAAGGAGACAACAAGCAGTTAGTACAATTGAACCATCGTTATGTTAATGATGTCTCAGACTATGAAATTGACCAAGTCGGTCTATTTACAAGTTTACCAATTGACGATAACTGGCAATTTGTAGCAAGCTATCACCGTGATATGACAGCAAACAGAAGCGTTGAATCCTTTGTGGGTGTTCAATATCAGTCTTGTTGTTGGGCCATTCAGGTGACTGCGAATCGTCAAATTGAAACAAACTTAAACCAAACACTTACCAATGATGAAGCAGTGTTTGATTCTGGCTTCAGCCTGAAATTTGTCCTTACAGGGCTTGGAAGCCAAAGCAGTGGTGATGCGAGTAAACTCCTTCAACAGGGTATTTTTGGTTACCGTAGACCGTATTTTTTGAATAAATAG